In the Pseudonocardia cypriaca genome, one interval contains:
- the aroA gene encoding 3-phosphoshikimate 1-carboxyvinyltransferase produces MTAPWPAPHAAAPVCGRVSVPGSKSVTNRALLLAALSGGRATVSGAPASRDTALMVGALRALGVPIEVDGERVEFAGHDGLRGGGSVDCGLAGTVMRFVPPAAALADGPVTFDGDPRARERPMGTVLDALRALGARVDGATLPFVLHGTGGLSGGDVVIDASASSQFVSGLLLSGARYDKGVTVHHDGKPVPSLPHIEMTVAMLREAGVEVDDAEPDTWRVSPGPITARHWAVEPDLSNAAVFLAAAAVTGGEVTVAGWPADSTQPGSEILSVLEQAGCTVTPGPDGMTVRGPAELAGVDVDLHDASELTPTVAAVAALAAGPSRIRGVAHIRGHETDRLAALATELTALGGAVTETPDGLEIRPAPLAAGDRAWGAYADHRMATAGALVGLVVPGVTIDDIGCTAKTIPDFPARWAALLA; encoded by the coding sequence CCAACCGCGCGCTGCTGCTCGCCGCGCTCTCCGGCGGCCGGGCCACCGTCTCCGGGGCGCCTGCGTCCCGCGACACCGCGCTGATGGTCGGGGCGCTGCGCGCCCTCGGCGTGCCGATCGAGGTGGACGGCGAGCGGGTCGAGTTCGCCGGCCACGACGGGCTGCGCGGCGGTGGGAGCGTCGACTGCGGGCTGGCCGGCACCGTGATGCGGTTCGTACCGCCCGCGGCGGCGCTCGCCGACGGGCCCGTCACCTTCGACGGCGACCCGCGCGCCCGCGAGCGCCCGATGGGCACCGTGCTTGACGCACTGCGCGCACTCGGCGCGCGCGTCGACGGTGCAACCCTGCCGTTCGTGCTGCACGGCACCGGCGGGCTGTCCGGCGGCGACGTGGTGATCGACGCGTCGGCGTCGTCGCAGTTCGTCTCCGGGCTGCTGCTCTCCGGGGCCCGCTACGACAAGGGTGTGACCGTCCACCACGACGGCAAGCCGGTGCCGTCGCTGCCGCACATCGAGATGACGGTAGCGATGCTGCGGGAGGCCGGGGTCGAGGTCGACGACGCGGAGCCCGACACCTGGCGGGTCTCCCCCGGCCCGATCACGGCCCGCCACTGGGCCGTGGAGCCGGACCTGTCGAACGCCGCGGTGTTCCTCGCCGCCGCGGCCGTCACCGGCGGCGAGGTCACGGTCGCCGGCTGGCCGGCCGACTCCACGCAGCCGGGCAGCGAGATCCTCTCCGTGCTGGAGCAGGCGGGCTGCACGGTGACGCCGGGGCCGGACGGGATGACCGTCCGGGGACCGGCCGAGCTCGCAGGCGTGGACGTCGACCTGCACGACGCCAGCGAGCTCACACCCACGGTGGCCGCCGTGGCCGCGCTCGCCGCGGGGCCGTCGCGCATCCGCGGCGTCGCCCACATCCGTGGCCACGAGACCGACCGGCTGGCCGCACTCGCCACCGAGCTCACCGCGCTCGGCGGCGCCGTCACCGAGACCCCGGACGGCCTGGAGATCCGGCCCGCCCCACTCGCGGCGGGCGACCGCGCCTGGGGCGCCTACGCCGACCACCGGATGGCCACCGCGGGCGCGCTGGTCGGCCTCGTCGTGCCGGGCGTCACGATCGACGACATCGGCTGCACGGCCAAGACCATCCCCGACTTCCCGGCGCGCTGGGCAGCCCTGCTGGCGTGA
- a CDS encoding DUF6912 family protein, which yields MRVYVPATWPMLRTLVKTGVVDPIGGTAFALTPALREAYISGDDEELEFAAMTHAARASLRLLSVEFGLGEDSTPARRVVVSADLENVTLRPDLDDGVVRISGAVPFESIAAVHVDTEEAEYAVREAAGAVDAADLGDLDAEFLVGEAEDHDLAWYDPSEVAFLVEGQA from the coding sequence ATGCGTGTCTACGTACCGGCCACATGGCCGATGTTGCGGACGTTGGTCAAGACGGGGGTGGTCGACCCGATCGGCGGCACCGCCTTCGCCCTCACCCCCGCCCTGCGGGAGGCGTACATCAGCGGCGACGACGAGGAGCTCGAGTTCGCGGCCATGACCCACGCGGCCCGCGCGTCGCTGCGGCTGCTCTCGGTCGAGTTCGGGCTCGGAGAGGACTCCACGCCCGCGCGGCGGGTGGTGGTGTCCGCCGACCTCGAGAACGTGACGCTGCGCCCCGACCTCGACGACGGCGTCGTGCGGATCTCGGGCGCCGTGCCGTTCGAGTCGATCGCGGCGGTGCACGTCGACACCGAGGAGGCCGAGTACGCCGTGCGCGAGGCCGCGGGTGCCGTCGATGCGGCCGACCTCGGCGACCTCGACGCCGAGTTCCTCGTGGGCGAGGCGGAGGACCACGACCTGGCCTGGTACGACCCCTCCGAGGTGGCGTTCCTGGTGGAGGGCCAGGCCTAG
- a CDS encoding WS/DGAT/MGAT family O-acyltransferase, with product MPPRLSALDASFLYLEQPTTPMHVGAVSVFRRPRRGFDYDRLVDLVEQRIALVPRYRQKVRYVPGNLARPVWIDDPDFDVAYHVRRSALPKPGSEEQLTELVARLMSRPLDHTRPLWEMYLVEGLAQGRIAIVTKTHQAMVDGISAIDIGQVILDVSAEPRVVPEELWMPRPEPSGVELVLGAVADAVARPGEIVDNVRVAAGDAMATVDKITGAAGKLFSMAWAASRPAPGTPLNVDISTQRRFAVARAELEDYRRVRAAHGCTVNDVVLSVISGALRNWLLSRGEPVTPSSTVRAMVPLSVRGEADVPSSATAGSLGNRVSSFLVELPVGEPSPVVRLHHVTHAMREHTSNGQSVGADTLVRIGGFAPPTLHALGARAASGFSKRIFNLVVTNVPGPQFPLYAAGARMLEMFPVVPLAKGQALAIGLTSYDGGVYYGFNGDRDAMHDLDVLAGLVHESLDELLTTVA from the coding sequence ATGCCGCCCCGGCTCTCGGCCCTCGACGCGTCGTTCCTGTACCTCGAGCAACCCACGACTCCGATGCACGTCGGGGCCGTGTCGGTCTTCCGGCGGCCGCGGCGCGGGTTCGACTACGACCGCCTCGTCGATCTCGTCGAGCAGCGCATCGCGCTCGTGCCGAGGTACCGGCAGAAGGTGCGGTACGTACCGGGCAACCTCGCGCGGCCGGTGTGGATCGACGACCCGGACTTCGACGTCGCCTACCACGTCCGCCGCTCCGCGCTGCCGAAGCCCGGCTCCGAGGAACAGCTCACCGAGCTCGTCGCGCGCCTGATGTCGCGCCCGCTGGACCACACGCGCCCGCTCTGGGAGATGTACCTGGTCGAAGGGCTCGCCCAGGGCCGCATCGCCATCGTCACGAAGACGCACCAGGCGATGGTCGACGGCATCAGCGCGATCGACATCGGGCAGGTGATCCTCGACGTCTCGGCCGAGCCGCGGGTGGTGCCCGAGGAGCTGTGGATGCCCCGGCCCGAGCCGTCGGGCGTCGAGCTGGTGCTCGGCGCCGTGGCGGACGCCGTCGCGCGGCCCGGGGAGATCGTCGACAACGTGCGGGTGGCCGCCGGAGACGCGATGGCCACCGTCGACAAGATCACCGGTGCGGCCGGCAAGCTGTTCTCGATGGCCTGGGCGGCGAGCAGGCCCGCGCCGGGTACCCCGCTCAACGTGGACATCTCCACGCAGCGCCGGTTCGCCGTGGCCCGCGCCGAGCTGGAGGACTACCGCCGGGTGCGGGCGGCGCACGGCTGCACCGTGAACGACGTGGTGCTCAGCGTCATCTCGGGTGCGCTGCGCAACTGGCTGCTCTCCCGCGGCGAGCCGGTCACGCCATCGTCCACGGTGCGGGCGATGGTGCCCCTCTCGGTCCGCGGCGAGGCCGACGTACCCAGCTCCGCGACGGCGGGCTCGCTGGGCAACCGGGTCTCCTCGTTCCTCGTGGAGCTGCCTGTCGGCGAGCCGAGCCCGGTGGTGCGGCTGCACCACGTCACGCACGCGATGCGCGAGCACACCTCCAACGGGCAGTCGGTCGGCGCCGACACCCTGGTCCGGATCGGCGGGTTCGCTCCCCCTACGCTGCACGCTCTGGGCGCGCGTGCCGCGAGCGGGTTCTCGAAGCGGATCTTCAACTTGGTGGTGACGAACGTGCCGGGACCGCAGTTCCCGCTCTACGCCGCTGGCGCCCGGATGCTCGAGATGTTCCCCGTCGTCCCGCTCGCGAAGGGTCAGGCCCTCGCGATCGGGCTCACGTCGTACGACGGCGGGGTCTACTACGGGTTCAACGGGGACCGCGACGCCATGCACGATCTCGACGTGCTCGCCGGGCTGGTGCACGAGTCCCTCGACGAGCTCCTGACCACGGTGGCGTGA
- a CDS encoding TrmH family RNA methyltransferase, with protein sequence MAGERSPKDTFITVYGRKPVLEALDDEALRVDKVVLAEGARGEPVRAILDAARGRGVPVQRASAHRVKVLAGNGRHDQGVLADVVAPRMAPVAEFTAALRPGAPAAVLVLDRLTNPANVGMILRSATAAGLDGVLLARRGLPAIDPLVVKASAGIAFRAPVLRSGTVEEGCTALAEAGFALYGLDARGDSLLDTALPDRVALVLGNETEGLSASVRPLLDGMLAIPMHGGVESLGVASAGAVAAFELSRRRFGSP encoded by the coding sequence ATGGCGGGCGAGCGGTCTCCGAAGGACACCTTCATCACGGTGTACGGCCGCAAGCCCGTGCTCGAGGCGCTCGACGACGAGGCGTTGCGCGTGGACAAGGTCGTGCTCGCCGAGGGGGCGCGCGGCGAGCCCGTCCGGGCCATCCTCGACGCCGCCCGCGGCCGGGGCGTCCCGGTCCAGCGGGCGTCGGCGCACCGGGTCAAGGTGCTCGCCGGCAACGGGCGGCACGACCAGGGCGTGCTCGCCGACGTCGTCGCGCCGCGGATGGCCCCCGTCGCCGAGTTCACGGCCGCGCTGCGCCCCGGTGCGCCGGCCGCCGTGCTGGTGCTCGACCGGCTGACCAACCCCGCCAACGTCGGGATGATCCTGCGCAGCGCCACCGCGGCGGGGCTGGACGGCGTGCTGCTGGCGCGGCGCGGGCTGCCCGCCATCGACCCGCTGGTGGTCAAGGCGTCGGCGGGGATCGCGTTCCGCGCGCCGGTACTGCGCTCCGGCACCGTCGAGGAGGGGTGCACGGCGCTGGCCGAGGCGGGGTTCGCGCTGTACGGCCTGGACGCCCGCGGCGACTCGCTGCTCGACACCGCGCTGCCCGACCGGGTCGCGCTCGTGCTGGGCAACGAGACCGAGGGTCTCTCGGCGTCGGTCCGTCCCCTGCTCGACGGGATGCTCGCCATCCCGATGCACGGCGGCGTCGAGTCGCTCGGGGTGGCGAGCGCGGGGGCGGTGGCGGCGTTCGAGCTGTCTCGCCGCCGCTTCGGGTCGCCCTGA
- a CDS encoding NAD(P)-dependent alcohol dehydrogenase → MKAIVQERFGPPDVLRLADIDPPRTGPGDVLVRVHAAALNPYDWHMMRGDPFAARLTPGVGLTRPKSPVLGIDAAGVVEAVGVDVRGLRPGDEVQGFCPGSCAEYARTTPDLLVPKPAGLTFEQAAAVPMAAVTALRGIRTVGRARAGWRVLVNGAGGGVGTFAVQIGAALGAEVTGVCSTRNLELVRSLGAAQVIDYTREDFTDPGSRGRYDLVLDNVGNQPLGRLRRVLTPAGTLVANGGGSPGHVFGAIGAMLRVLVVNAFVRQQLRVILPAAPAGPTHEDLVAVTALIEAGTLAPVVDRTYTLADAAEGVRHVEQGHARGKAVVVVQ, encoded by the coding sequence GTGAAGGCGATCGTCCAAGAGCGTTTCGGTCCGCCCGACGTCCTGCGGCTGGCCGACATCGACCCGCCCCGCACCGGCCCCGGCGATGTCCTGGTCCGGGTGCACGCCGCCGCGTTGAACCCCTACGACTGGCACATGATGCGCGGCGACCCGTTCGCCGCACGCCTGACACCCGGCGTGGGCCTGACCCGCCCGAAATCTCCGGTGCTCGGCATCGATGCGGCAGGCGTGGTCGAGGCGGTCGGCGTTGACGTGCGCGGACTGCGCCCCGGCGACGAGGTGCAGGGCTTCTGCCCGGGCTCGTGCGCCGAGTACGCACGCACCACCCCGGACCTGCTCGTGCCCAAGCCCGCAGGCCTGACCTTCGAGCAGGCCGCGGCCGTCCCGATGGCCGCGGTGACCGCCCTGCGCGGCATCCGGACCGTCGGGCGGGCCCGGGCCGGGTGGCGGGTGCTGGTCAACGGTGCCGGCGGCGGGGTGGGGACCTTCGCCGTGCAGATCGGAGCCGCGCTCGGCGCGGAGGTAACCGGGGTGTGCAGCACCCGCAACCTGGAGCTGGTGCGTTCACTGGGTGCCGCCCAGGTGATCGACTACACGCGAGAGGACTTCACCGACCCCGGCAGCCGCGGGCGTTACGACCTCGTCCTGGACAACGTCGGCAACCAGCCGCTGGGCCGGCTGCGTCGGGTGCTCACGCCGGCCGGCACGCTGGTGGCCAACGGCGGCGGCTCGCCCGGCCACGTGTTCGGCGCGATCGGCGCCATGCTGCGGGTGCTGGTGGTCAACGCGTTCGTCCGCCAGCAGCTGCGGGTGATCCTCCCGGCCGCGCCGGCCGGGCCGACCCACGAGGACCTCGTGGCGGTCACCGCGCTGATCGAGGCCGGCACGCTCGCCCCGGTCGTCGACCGGACGTACACCCTGGCTGACGCGGCTGAGGGCGTGCGCCACGTGGAGCAGGGCCACGCCCGGGGCAAGGCCGTCGTCGTCGTGCAGTGA
- the rsgA gene encoding ribosome small subunit-dependent GTPase A yields MRAREYDESDVRVRPGRRGSRPRSKRRPEHADAVEAMVTTVDRGRWTCALDADATRPPVVAMRARELGRTPIVVGDRVGLVGDLSGAVDRIARIVRVEERRTVLRRTADDTDPFERVVVANAEQLVIVTAVADPPPRTGFVDRCLVAAYAGGLAPVLCLTKADLADPEPFAAPYRELDIPVVVTRRDREPTALAEVLGGRVSALVGHSGVGKSTLVNVLVPDAARAVGVVSAVGKGRHTTTAALALPLPDDLGAGWVVDTPGVRSFGLAHITPDDVPAAFDDLAAAIEDCPRGCGHLGPPADPECALDTLVEAGKLRPGRLAALRRVLVALR; encoded by the coding sequence GTGAGAGCGCGCGAGTACGACGAGTCCGACGTCCGGGTCCGGCCGGGGCGCCGGGGCTCGCGGCCGCGCAGCAAGCGCCGCCCCGAGCACGCCGACGCGGTGGAGGCGATGGTCACCACCGTCGACCGCGGGCGCTGGACGTGCGCGCTCGACGCGGACGCGACGCGACCCCCCGTCGTCGCGATGCGGGCCCGCGAGCTGGGCCGCACCCCCATCGTCGTCGGCGATCGGGTGGGCCTCGTCGGCGACCTCTCCGGGGCCGTCGACCGGATCGCGCGGATCGTGCGCGTCGAGGAGCGGCGCACGGTCCTGCGGCGGACGGCCGATGACACCGACCCGTTCGAGCGGGTGGTCGTCGCCAACGCCGAGCAGCTCGTGATCGTCACCGCGGTCGCCGACCCGCCGCCGCGCACTGGCTTCGTGGACCGCTGCCTGGTGGCCGCGTACGCCGGCGGGCTGGCCCCGGTGCTCTGCCTGACGAAGGCCGACCTCGCCGATCCCGAGCCGTTCGCCGCCCCGTACCGCGAGCTGGACATCCCGGTCGTCGTCACCCGGCGCGACCGCGAGCCCACCGCGCTCGCGGAGGTCCTCGGGGGCCGCGTCTCGGCGCTCGTCGGGCACTCGGGCGTCGGCAAGTCCACGCTGGTCAACGTGCTCGTCCCGGACGCGGCCCGGGCCGTGGGAGTGGTGTCGGCCGTGGGGAAGGGCCGCCACACCACCACGGCGGCCCTCGCGCTCCCCCTTCCCGACGACCTCGGCGCCGGCTGGGTGGTCGACACCCCGGGCGTGCGCTCGTTCGGGCTCGCCCACATCACGCCGGACGACGTGCCGGCCGCGTTCGACGACCTCGCGGCGGCGATCGAGGACTGCCCACGCGGGTGCGGTCACCTGGGCCCGCCTGCCGACCCGGAGTGCGCGCTCGACACGCTGGTCGAAGCGGGCAAGCTGCGCCCCGGCCGGCTCGCGGCGCTACGGCGGGTACTGGTCGCCCTGCGCTGA
- a CDS encoding TetR/AcrR family transcriptional regulator, whose product MIEIATQAGAAAQPRTPLSKARVLDAAVALADEGGVDALSMRRIAQALGVVPMALYKHVANKNELLDGMIDVVIGEIDPPADGADWKTAIRRRVLSARRMLLRHPWASGVIESRMKARANPTLVVMEYLDSMIGIFRGGGFSIDLTHHAMHVMGSRLLGFSQELFEDGAGRDPEPDMPPPEEIAARFPHIAELAMAVAHDDESVVGSGCDDQFEFEFALDLTLDGLERLHGDP is encoded by the coding sequence ATGATCGAGATCGCCACCCAGGCCGGCGCGGCCGCGCAGCCCCGCACGCCCCTGAGCAAGGCGCGGGTCCTGGACGCCGCCGTCGCGCTCGCCGACGAGGGCGGCGTCGACGCTCTCAGCATGCGCAGGATCGCGCAGGCGCTCGGCGTCGTGCCCATGGCGCTGTACAAGCACGTGGCCAACAAGAACGAGCTGCTGGACGGCATGATCGACGTCGTCATCGGCGAGATCGACCCGCCCGCCGACGGGGCCGACTGGAAGACTGCCATCCGTCGGCGGGTGTTGTCGGCCCGCCGCATGCTCCTGCGCCACCCGTGGGCCTCGGGCGTCATCGAGTCGCGGATGAAGGCGCGGGCCAACCCGACCCTCGTGGTGATGGAGTACCTGGACTCGATGATCGGGATCTTCCGGGGAGGGGGGTTCTCGATCGACTTGACCCATCACGCGATGCACGTCATGGGCAGCCGCCTGCTGGGTTTCTCCCAGGAGTTGTTCGAGGACGGCGCCGGCCGTGACCCGGAGCCGGACATGCCGCCGCCCGAGGAGATCGCCGCGCGTTTCCCGCACATCGCCGAGCTGGCCATGGCGGTCGCCCACGACGACGAGTCGGTCGTCGGCTCGGGCTGCGACGACCAGTTCGAGTTCGAGTTCGCCCTCGACCTGACGTTGGACGGCCTTGAGCGGCTCCACGGCGACCCCTGA
- a CDS encoding DUF1707 SHOCT-like domain-containing protein: MATGEESSPLRIGHAERTAAQQALDEHLAAGRLGIDEYADRSAVAANAVVAADLAALFTDLPQPHPELPGTPAAPPPTAPLPVTPPPGEVAPSTDGALGRTGPGLMGVAIVVAIGLFLLTRQGGVFLLIPLAAVLLWFSRR; encoded by the coding sequence ATGGCCACCGGAGAGGAGTCGTCGCCACTGCGCATCGGCCACGCCGAGCGCACGGCGGCGCAGCAGGCGCTCGACGAGCACCTCGCGGCAGGCCGGTTGGGCATCGACGAGTACGCCGACCGTTCGGCCGTCGCCGCGAACGCCGTAGTGGCCGCCGACCTGGCAGCCCTTTTCACCGACCTGCCGCAACCGCACCCGGAGCTACCGGGCACCCCGGCCGCACCGCCGCCCACGGCCCCGCTGCCGGTGACACCGCCGCCCGGTGAGGTGGCACCGTCGACCGATGGCGCCCTCGGGAGGACGGGCCCTGGCTTGATGGGCGTAGCGATCGTCGTCGCGATCGGGTTGTTCCTGCTCACGCGGCAGGGCGGGGTCTTCCTGCTGATCCCGCTCGCGGCCGTGCTGCTGTGGTTCTCCCGGCGCTAG